In Brachybacterium fresconis, the genomic stretch CCGCCGGAGCCATCGTCGAGCGCCAGAAGGGCGCACCGCCCTCGTCGGTCGAGCCCGAGCTCATGGAGTGCGACTACGGCCAGTGGCAGGGGCGCCAGCTCAGCGATCTCGCGACCGAGGACCTGTGGCGGGTCGTGCAGTCACAGCCTTCCGCCGCCGTCTTCCCCGGTGGCGAGTCCATGGCGGGGATGCAGGCCCGGGCGGTGGCAGCGATCCGACGCCACGATGCCGCCGTCGAGGCCGAGCACGGACCGGGCGCGGTGTGGGTGGCGGTGAGCCACGGCGACATCATCAAGTCGATCCTGGCCGACGCGCTCGGCATGCACCTCGACGTCTTCCAGCGGCTCGAGGTGGGCCCCGCCTCCGTGTCGATCGTGAGCTATGGCGCGAGCCGGCCGCGGGTCTCGGCGACCAACACGGATTCCGGTGACCTGTCCTGGCTCGCACAGGCGATCGCCTCCGGCGACGCGCCCGTGGGCGGCGGTGCCGGCACGCCCGACGCGGACGGCAGCGCCAGGGCGCCCGACGCGGACGGCGGCGGTGCAGGCACATCCGACGCAGACAGCCGAACGCCTAGGATCGTCACATGACCGACGCACCTGCACATGTTCACGAGTTCGACTGGCCGGACCGGGTCGTCATCGGGACGGTCGGGCGTCCGGGAGCCCGGACGTTCTACCTGCAGGCGCGCGCAGGGGCACAGATCGTGAGCATCGCACTCGAGAAGCAGCAGTCGGCTCTGCTCGCGCAGAGGATCGACGAGATCCTCGACCAGCTCATCGCCGTCGAGGGCAACCGCTACAGCGTTCCCACCGGCACTCCCGTCGAGCTCGTCGACAACGATCAGCTCGAAGCCGTCCAGGAGCAGTTCCGCGCAGGAACCATCGGCATCGGATGGGACCCGACCACAGCGCAGGTGATCATCGAGGCACACCCCCTCCTCCTCGACGACGACGAGCTCGACCGAGGCGCTGAGGTGGAGTCCGAGATGCTGCGGGTGAGGATGCCGGTCGGCGCTGCCCGTGCGTTCACCCAGCGCACCCTGGAGGTCGTGGACGCCGGGCGTCCCCTGTGCACGCTCTGCGGCTATCCCATCGACCCCGACGGTCACATCTGCACCATTCCCGGGTTCTGATGACCGCGACGGACCTGGCGACCGCCGATCTGACGCTCACCGGCCGCATCACGACGGCGTCCAACGCGACGTTCCTGGGCAGCGTCGGTGACGCGGTGGTCGTCTACAAGCCGGTGGCGGGTGAGGCCCCGCTCTGGGACTTCCCCGCCGGCACGCTGGCCCGCCGGGAGATGGCCGCCTACCTGATCTCCCAGACCCTCGGATGGGGCGTCGTGCCGCGCACCTGGATGCGAGACGGCCCGATGGGCGAAGGGATGGTGCAGCTCTGGCAGGAGCAGGATCCCACCCAGCGCGCCGTGGACCTGATCGCGACGGACCACCTGCCCGCGACGGGCTGGAGAAGCGTTCTCGAGGGACAGGACCAGGACGGGCAGAGGATCACCCTCGCCCATGAGGACACGCCGCCGCTCCGACGCATGGCGGTGTTCGACCTGATCGTCAACAACGCCGATCGCAAGGGCGACCACATCCTCGCCATGGCCGACGGACATCGCTACGGCGTCGACCATGGGCTCACCCTCCACCGCGACGACAAGCTCCGCACAGTCCTCTGGGGATGGCTGGGAGACGCTCTGACCACCGAGGAGCGCGACGGCGTCGACCGTGTCACCAACGGGCTGCACGGCGAGTTGGGCCGACGCCTGACGGACCTGCTCAGCGCGGAGGAGATCGCCTCGCTCGCCGCGCGCTGTGCCCAGCTGCGCGCGGCAGGGCGGTTCCCGGCGCCGAGCGGTGAGATGCCGGCGGTGCCGTGGCCTCTCTTCTGAGGGCCGCCGCATGCTCCGGCGATGCCTCCGCGCTCGGTGGGGACATCGATGACTCCCGAGCTGGTCGCGGGATGCGGCCCCACTGCACAGGGAAGCGGAACTCCACCGAGTTCCGCAGCCGAACAACCTTTGACGTCAGGCGACCTGCATACGCCCAGTCGGTGACCGCATCGATGGACAGGTGCACCGAGCCTGTGCGCGCGGCGGCGATCTCAGCAACGCATGTCTTTCCGACTCCGGGAAGACCGGAGATCACGATGAGACGCCCGGTCATGCGACCTGCAACGGCGTGATCGCGGCAACCTTGTCGCGCAGTGCACGGCGCTCAAGCCGGAGCTCGTAGTTCGACTGCAGATTCATCCAGAGCTCCTCGGACGTTCCGAAGTAGCGCGCCAGACGGATCGCCGTATCAGCAGTGATCCCCCGCTTGCCGTGCACGATCTCGTTGATCCGGCGCGGCGGCACACCGATGGACACGGCAAGCTTGTTCTGCGTGATACCGAAGCCCTCGATGAAATCCTCCATCAGGATCTCTCCCGGGTGGATCGGCTCGATCAGGTCGCGCTCAGTGGTAGTCGACGAGTTCGACATTGTCCGCACCTCCCTCTCTCCAGACGAAGCAGAGACGCCATTGCGCATTGACGCGGA encodes the following:
- a CDS encoding histidine phosphatase family protein, whose translation is MATVLLVRHGRTTANATGQLAGRTAGVRLDQLGRKQAALTGDRIAAAPVVGVVSSPLERCTETAGAIVERQKGAPPSSVEPELMECDYGQWQGRQLSDLATEDLWRVVQSQPSAAVFPGGESMAGMQARAVAAIRRHDAAVEAEHGPGAVWVAVSHGDIIKSILADALGMHLDVFQRLEVGPASVSIVSYGASRPRVSATNTDSGDLSWLAQAIASGDAPVGGGAGTPDADGSARAPDADGGGAGTSDADSRTPRIVT
- a CDS encoding DUF3090 domain-containing protein produces the protein MTDAPAHVHEFDWPDRVVIGTVGRPGARTFYLQARAGAQIVSIALEKQQSALLAQRIDEILDQLIAVEGNRYSVPTGTPVELVDNDQLEAVQEQFRAGTIGIGWDPTTAQVIIEAHPLLLDDDELDRGAEVESEMLRVRMPVGAARAFTQRTLEVVDAGRPLCTLCGYPIDPDGHICTIPGF
- a CDS encoding SCO1664 family protein translates to MTATDLATADLTLTGRITTASNATFLGSVGDAVVVYKPVAGEAPLWDFPAGTLARREMAAYLISQTLGWGVVPRTWMRDGPMGEGMVQLWQEQDPTQRAVDLIATDHLPATGWRSVLEGQDQDGQRITLAHEDTPPLRRMAVFDLIVNNADRKGDHILAMADGHRYGVDHGLTLHRDDKLRTVLWGWLGDALTTEERDGVDRVTNGLHGELGRRLTDLLSAEEIASLAARCAQLRAAGRFPAPSGEMPAVPWPLF
- a CDS encoding HigA family addiction module antitoxin, with the translated sequence MSNSSTTTERDLIEPIHPGEILMEDFIEGFGITQNKLAVSIGVPPRRINEIVHGKRGITADTAIRLARYFGTSEELWMNLQSNYELRLERRALRDKVAAITPLQVA